A genomic window from Vigna radiata var. radiata cultivar VC1973A unplaced genomic scaffold, Vradiata_ver6 scaffold_169, whole genome shotgun sequence includes:
- the LOC106779857 gene encoding phosphatidylinositol 4-kinase gamma 5, whose translation MSRKLDSPVQTQMAVAVIRSSPLGREYHGKQPAGRRRVFVQTEKGCVLGMELDRGDNAHTVKRRLQLALNVPIEESSYLTFGDIVLKNDLSAVRNDSPLLLTRGNHIHRSSSTPCLSPKGRDIQQRDKSGPIEILGQSNRLDRIKHMIKDIMKAIKMGIDPIPVHSGLGGAYYFRNSKGDSVAIVKPTDEEPFAPNNPKGFVGKALGQPGLKRSVRVGETGFREVAAYLLDYDHFANVPPTALVKITHSVFNVNDGVNGNNFWRKRLVSKIASFQQFIPHDFDASDHGTSSFPVASVHRIGILDIRILNTDRHAGNLLVRKLDGIGSLGQMELIPIDHGLCLPETLEDPYFEWIHWPQASIPFTEDELAYIEDLDPYRDCEMLRMELPMIREACLRVLVLCTIFLKEAAAYGLCLAEIGEMMTREFRRGEEEPSELEVVCLEARKIVAEREEPSPRPSPRAEMKEDEFQFDIDYEEVGLDFTPKMAMDDALSRATFQPAVGNGYGRNPLSKLDECIEEEVEGDGESTQEFVTYSAEEKIPTVSELSATLKNTILDGKNQNQQKYSGGKVDSGHFSNSSSGHKSANEQLPASISFVDVADMTEDEWTLFLEKFQELLCPAFAKRKSITFGQRQRQRLGTSCQF comes from the coding sequence ATGTCTCGGAAACTCGACAGCCCTGTGCAGACTCAGATGGCTGTGGCAGTGATAAGGAGCAGTCCCCTTGGGAGAGAGTATCATGGGAAGCAACCCGCAGGACGTAGGCGCGTGTTTGTGCAAACAGAGAAAGGGTGTGTGTTGGGTATGGAGTTGGATCGGGGTGACAATGCACACACTGTTAAAAGGAGGTTGCAGCTTGCTTTGAATGTCCCCATTGAAGAGAGTAGTTATCTGACTTTTGGAGATATTGTGTTGAAGAATGATCTCAGTGCCGTTCGGAATGATTCTCCCCTTTTGCTCACTAGGGGAAATCACATCCATAGGAGCTCCTCCACGCCGTGTCTTTCTCCAAAGGGGAGGGACATCCAGCAGAGGGATAAGAGTGGCCCTATTGAGATATTGGGACAGTCGAATCGCCTTGATAGGATCAAGCACATGATCAAGGACATTATGAAGGCGATTAAGATGGGGATTGATCCGATTCCAGTGCATAGTGGGCTTGGCGGTGCATACTATTTCAGGAACAGTAAGGGGGATAGTGTTGCAATCGTGAAACCCACTGATGAGGAGCCTTTTGCTCCAAATAACCCAAAAGGTTTTGTTGGGAAGGCACTTGGGCAGCCTGGGCTGAAGCGGTCAGTTCGGGTTGGGGAAACCGGGTTTAGGGAGGTTGCAGCATATCTTCTTGACTATGATCATTTTGCCAATGTGCCGCCGACTGCACTGGTCAAGATTACGCACTCGGTGTTCAATGTGAATGATGGTGTGAATGGGAACAATTTTTGGAGGAAGAGACTGGTTAGCAAGATTGCGTCTTTCCAGCAGTTCATTCCTCATGATTTTGACGCCAGTGATCATGGGACATCGAGCTTTCCGGTTGCTTCTGTGCATCGTATAGGGATTTTGGACATTAGGATTCTCAACACGGATAGGCATGCTGGGAACCTTTTGGTTAGAAAGCTTGATGGCATTGGGAGTTTGGGTCAGATGGAGCTGATCCCCATTGATCATGGCCTCTGCCTTCCTGAAACTTTGGAGGATCCATATTTCGAGTGGATTCATTGGCCACAGGCTTCAATTCCGTTTACAGAGGATGAACTTGCCTACATTGAAGATCTTGACCCTTATCGTGATTGTGAGATGCTGAGAATGGAGCTTCCTATGATCCGAGAGGCATGTCTTAGAGTGTTGGTGCTGTGTACCATTTTCCTCAAGGAGGCTGCGGCTTATGGCCTTTGTCTTGCTGAAATTGGTGAGATGATGACTAGGGAGTTCCGCAGGGGAGAGGAGGAGCCCAGTGAACTCGAGGTTGTTTGTTTGGAGGCGAGGAAGATAGTGGCGGAGAGGGAGGAACCGTCTCCCAGGCCCTCTCCCAGGGCTGAGATGAAAGAGGATGAGTTTCAGTTTGATATAGATTATGAAGAAGTTGGACTAGATTTTACACCAAAGATGGCAATGGATGACGCTTTATCCAGAGCAACTTTTCAGCCTGCAGTTGGGAATGGATATGGTCGCAACCCGCTTTCCAAATTGGATGAATGCATCGAGGAGGAGGTAGAAGGTGACGGAGAATCTACTCAGGAATTTGTTACCTATTCTGCTGAAGAAAAAATCCCAACTGTTTCAGAACTTTCTGCGACACTGAAAAATACTATTTTAGATGGGAAAAACCAGAATCAACAGAAATATTCTGGAGGAAAGGTGGATAGTGGccatttttcaaattcatcGTCTGGTCATAAGAGTGCCAATGAGCAGCTTCCTGCAAGCATAAGCTTTGTGGATGTGGCAGACATGACTGAAGATGAATGGACATTGTTTCTGGAGAAGTTTCAGGAGCTGCTGTGTCCCGCATTTGCTAAGAGGAAATCGATAACCTTTGGTCAGAGGCAGAGACAGAGGCTTGGTACTTCGTGCCAGTTTTGA
- the LOC106779858 gene encoding transketolase, chloroplastic: MASSSSLSLSQALLRPTPLTSSHQPSLRVSPSLRPSPSTAPLSLRRRAAHVRASVPVKTVEKATSDVTLVEKSVNTIRFLAIDAVEKANSGHPGLPMGCAPMGHVLYDEVMKYNPKNPKWFNRDRFVLSAGHGCMLQYALLHLAGFDSVKEEDLREFRQWGSRTPGHPENFETPGVEVTTGPLGQGIANAVGLALAEKHLAARFNKPDNEIVDHYTYVILGDGCQMEGIANEACSLAGHWGLGKLIAFYDDNHISIDGNTEIAFTESVDTRFEGLGWHVIWVKNGNNGYEDIRAAIEEAKSVKDKPTLIKVTTTIGYGSPNKANSYSVHGSALGAKEVDATRKNLGWPYEPFHVPEDVKKHWSRHIPEGAALEAEWNIKFAEYERKYKEEAAELKSIINGELPAGWEKALPTYTPESPADATRNLSQQNLNALAKVLPGLLGGSADLASSNMTLLKIFGDFQKDSPGERNVRFGVREHGMGAICNGIALHSPGLIPYCATFFVFTDYMRGAIRLSALSEAGVIYVMTHDSIGLGEDGPTHQPIEHLASFRAMPNILMLRPADGNETAGAYKVAVLNRKRPSILALSRQKLPNLPGSSIEGVEKGGYTISDNSTGNKPDVILIGTGSELEIAAKAAEDLRKEGKSVRVVSLVSWELFDEQSEAYKESVLPVAVSARVSIEAGSTFGWEKIVGAKGKAIGIDRFGASAPAGKIYKEFGITKEAVIAAAKELI, from the exons AtggcttcctcttcttctctctcgCTCTCCCAAGCTCTCCTCCGCCCCACCCCTCTCACCTCCTCCCACCAGCCCTCTCTCCGCGTCTCCCCGTCACTCCGCCCCTCCCCTTCCACGGCCCCCCTCTCCCTCCGCCGCCGCGCCGCCCATGTGCGTGCCTCCGTTCCTGTTAAGACCGTCGAGAAGGCCACCTCGGACGTCACGCTGGTAGAAAAGTCCGTCAACACGATCCGCTTCCTCGCCATCGACGCCGTCGAGAAGGCGAATTCCGGCCACCCGGGTCTCCCCATGGGATGCGCCCCAATGGGTCACGTGCTCTACGACGAGGTCATGAAGTACAACCCGAAAAATCCTAAGTGGTTCAACCGGGATCGCTTTGTTTTGTCCGCGGGTCACGGGTGCATGCTTCAGTACGCTTTGCTTCACCTAGCTGGCTTCGATAGTGTCAAG GAAGAGGATTTGAGGGAATTTCGACAATGGGGGAGCAGAACCCCGGGACACCCAGAGAATTTTGAAACTCCTGGAGTTGAAGTTACAACAG GTCCTCTTGGTCAGGGGATTGCCAATGCTGTTGGCTTGGCCCTTGCGGAGAAGCACTTGGCTGCCAGATTCAACAAACCTGATAATGAGATTGTTGATCATTACAC ATATGTTATTCTGGGTGATGGTTGTCAAATGGAGGGTATTGCAAATGAGGCATGCTCACTTGCTGGCCACTGGGGACTGGGGAAGTTGATAGCATTTTATGATGACAATCACATTTCTATTGATGGTAACACTGAGATTGCATTCACCGAGAGTGTTGATACTCGTTTTGAGGGACTTGGGTGGCATGTTATTTGGGTGAAGAATGGAAATAATGGCTATGAGGATATTCGTGCTGCCATTGAGGAAGCAAAATCTGTCAAAGACAAACCCACACTGATCAAG GTCACAACAACCATTGGCTATGGTTCTCCCAACAAAGCTAACTCCTACAGTGTGCACGGAAGTGCACTGGGTGCCAAAGAAGTTGATGCCACAAGGAAGAACCTTGGATGGCCATATGAGCCATTCCATGTGCCTGAGGATGTCAAAAA GCATTGGAGTCGCCACATCCCTGAGGGTGCTGCACTTGAAGCTGAGTGGAATATTAAGTTTGCTGAGTATGAAAGGAAATACAAGGAAGAAGCCGCAGAACTAAAATCTATAATCAATGGTGAATTGCCTGCTGGATGGGAGAAAGCACTTCCG ACATACACTCCAGAGAGCCCAGCTGATGCCACCAGAAATCTATCTCAGCAAAACCTTAATGCCCTTGCAAAGGTTCTTCCGGGTCTGCTAGGGGGTAGTGCAGATCTTGCTTCTTCCAACATGACCTTGCTAAAAATATTTGGGGACTTCCAAAAGGATAGTCCAGGAGAACGTAACGTTAGATTTGGTGTTAGAGAACATGGAATGGGAGCAATCTGCAACGGCATTGCTCTTCACAGCCCTGGACTGATACCATACTGTGctactttctttgttttcacTGATTACATGAGAGGTGCCATAAGGCTTTCTGCGCTATCTGAGGCTGGGGTTATTTATGTCATGACTCACGATTCAATAGGACTTGGAGAGGATGGTCCAACCCACCAACCTATAGAGCACCTGGCAAGCTTCCGCGCAATGCCAAACATTTTGATGCTTCGTCCTGCCGATGGTAATGAAACAGCTGGGGCATACAAAGTTGCAGTGCTCAACCGGAAGAGACCATCCATCCTTGCCCTTTCCCGGCAGAAACTACCCAATCTTCCTGGATCTTCTATTGAAGGCGTTGAAAAGGGTGGTTACACCATTTCAGACAACTCCACTGGCAACAAGCCTGATGTCATTTTGATTGGAACTGGTTCAGAGTTGGAAATTGCTGCCAAAGCTGCTGAGGACCTAAGGAAGGAGGGGAAAAGTGTTAGAGTTGTTTCTCTTGTTTCTTGGGAACTTTTTGATGAGCAGTCAGAAGCATACAAGGAGAGTGTTTTGCCTGTTGCTGTGTCAGCCAGAGTTAGCATCGAGGCAGGATCAACATTTGGGTGGGAGAAAATCGTTGGAGCCAAGGGAAAAGCCATAGGTATTGATCGTTTTGGAGCAAGTGCTCCAGCCGGAAAAATATACAAAGAATTCGGCATCACAAAAGAAGCCGTTATTGCTGCAGCAAAAGAGCTTATCTAG